The genome window GATTGATTATCTAGTTGTGAAATGCCATTTGACgttatctttttgttttaaaggaaAATGACAGAATCAGAGTGGGAAAAAATCTGCCAATGAACCTCCAAAAGAGATCTGAAGAAAATAACTTATCAGAAGTGTCCAGTACAGAAGAAATGAAAGTAATAAAGGTACATTAATGAAAAATAAAGTAGTATAGTTCTTTGTCCTCGTCTCTCCTATTGGTGGAAgcatcttttccacatctacaGTATTGAAGCCTTCCAATATTcggtaaatttcaatcagatctccatcatccttctaaactgaattgagtacagacccagagtcctcaaccacacCGCATATAGCTAGCCCTTCAGCtgtgggatcattcttgtaaaccttttctggacCCCCTCTaacaccagcacatctttccttaaacgtggagcccaaaactgctcacaaaattccaaattTGGTCTGACCACAGCAATATACAACCTCAACAATACTTGTATTGGAGCCCTATTGAAATGTaggctaacattgcatttgccttcctaactcccaaatgaacctgcatgttaacttcaagagaatcctgaatgaggactcctaagtccctttgtgctttagTTATACAAAGCCTTGCCCTGTTTACAAAATGTTCTACATCTCaattttcctaccaaagtgcattacctcacactttcccacattatatgccatctgccactttgtTTCCCAATCTGCTAGCCTGttgaagtccttctgcagccttcaaACTgcttcaatactacctgtccctccacctatctttgtgtcaatCCTTTCCTGTCCATGcaccaaatctcttttaaattttgtaattatatCCTCCTGTACAATTTCATCTGACAGCTCCTTCAATGTatgcactgccctctgtgtggaaaaggttCCACTCCTCtccctttttaaatcctttcctTCTCACgtcaaatctatgccctctagttttggactcccctaccctgggaaaaagatcttggctattcacctcagCTAGCCCtgtcatgattttagaaaccttaACATAGTCACCTGTCAGCCTCCCATGACCCAGTGAGAAAaaggtcctagcctatccagcctctccttacagttcaaaccttccagtctcagcaacatccttgcaagTCATGTGTGCTCCtgttccagtttaataacatccttcctatagcagggtgaccagaatcaTACACAATTCTCCAAATGGGGCCCTTCCACTGTCTTGGACggccataacatgacatcccaactcctgtagtcaatgTGCTCTGACCAATAATGACAAGTGTGTCAAACCTTCTTTAccatcttgtctacctgtgacaccactttcaaggaactacataTCTGCACCCCTGGATCTTTCTATTTGGCAACACATCCCAGGGctttaccattaactgtgtaagtcctgccctcgGTTGTCTAACCAAAAATgcaacaacacctcatatttatctaaattaaactcgatcaaccattcctcagcccactggtccagttgatcaagatcctgttggaTTGTtaaatagccttcttcactgttcactataccaccaattttggtgtcatccgcaaacttactaaacatgcctcacatattctcatccaaactaTTCATATAagtgatgaacaacagtggacccattGCGGCACGCTGCTGGTCACAGACTTTCCAGTTTTAACATCAAccatctaccaccaccctctgtctcctgccatcaaGGTAATTTTATATGCAGTTGGCTGGCTCTGCCTGAATCCCTTGTGATCTGacctcactaaccagtctaccatgtggaaccttagtGAAAGCCTTGCAACTTCAATGTAAACAACGTCTACCGCTCTGCTTTCATCTATCATTATTCACCAGCTGCTATCttgaaaaagacctctttatcccctctctctgccttctgccaatgaGTCAAGCCTGCaaccatgccagtaccttgtccctaacGCCATGGGCTCTTAAGGTATTCAGCAATCTTCTGtaagcactttgtcaaaggccttctggaaatccaaataggtcATTTCCTttggctctcctttgtttaacttgctcACTACTCCTCAAAAAAttttaacagatttatcaggcatgacctcctggTCATGGAACCATGCTGACTCAACCTTATTTTACCATGGATTTCTAAGTGCTCTGCAATCtgatccttaataatggactctaaaatcttatcaacaAACAAGATCAGGCTAACTGCCCTATAATTCTTCTATCTCCTTCACCTCTTGAAGAGAGGCGTTTCTTTGGCCATTTCCAGTCCTTTGTGATACTACCTGAGTCCAGAAAGGTCACgatcaatgcctccacaatctcagctatctccttcagaactctggggtatagtccatctggtctgggtgatttatccaccttcagacctatCAGCTTCCCTAACACCTTCTCCTTAGCAATGGCCACTCCACTTAGCTCTGTCCCtgattctcttgaagttctggtaagCTACtgttgtcttccactgtgaagacagaGGCAAACaacatattcagttcctctgcaatttctttgttCACCATTACTACCTCTTCAGCCTCATCTTCCACTAGTCCAATCTTGCCCCTCTTTCTTACCTTTcatataaataaaaataattcttgcaatcttcttttatatgaTTAGCTAGTTTACCTTCTCATTTCATCTTCTCCCACCTAACCGATTTTTTGTTGTCTTCTGCTgctttttgaaagcttcccaatCCTATGGCTTCTCACTAATCTTCAACACGTTGCATGCTTTTTCTTTTACTTGTACGGCATCCCTTGTCAGCTatggttgccttgtcctccccttGGCATGTTTCTTCTTCCGAGAGAGggatttctgctgtgcctccctaATTAGAAAAtcctgtcattgctgctccaccCTCCTCCCTCTAGGGTCCCCCAcaaatcaactctggccagctcctccctcatgtctttgtagttacctttactcattTGTAACACTGTTACATCTGCTCCCagattctccctctcaaattccaaggtaaattctatcatattatggtcactgtcctcTAGGGGTTCCTTTACCTTGAGacccctaatcaagtctgcctcattgtacATCACCTAattcagaattgcctgttccctagtggggtcTCTCACATGCTGCTTCATAAACTCCATCTCATAGACATCccataaattccttttcttgggatctgccACCAACTGATTTTTctagtccacctgcatattgaagttccccAAGATTTTTGTGCCTTTCCTACTTATCATTTCtgtcttctgatttattttcttccctacatcctgactactacACAGAGGCCTGTATATAATTCCCATTAGGGCCTTTGATTTTCCCCTGGGCAGTTCCTCAACTTTACCTATACAGATTCTGCTACTTCCTACTCTACATCACCTTCCTGCTATTGATTTAAtctcatttcttactaacaaagcAACCCTGACCCTTCTGCCCATCCACCTGTCCTTTCAATATTTAATTCCCAACCCTGATCCCTTTGTAGCCACATCTCTGTGGTACCCAGAACATCATACACACCAATGTCAACCTGTGTTACAAGCACATTTACCTTGTTTTGCttactgcatgcatttaagtacaacatccTCATTCCTGTGTTGGCTGCCCCCTTCTCATAATTGTCCATTTCTCTGTTATGCCTGAAGTTAGTGTCTTTCCATACTGTCTTTCCTATTGTTTGTTCCttaaactttaataacctctgctgagccctcTCCCCTTTAATGTTTTCCATAACTTTCCATTCAGCTGAACCTAAcctccactatttagtttaaagccctaaaCACAGCCTTAGTTATGCAATTTACCAGGACTCTAGTCCCACAATTCACCAGGACTCTAGTCCCAACTTGGAGCCCATCCTgttggaacagctccctccttccccagtactggtgccagtgtTCCAAGAATTCAAACTCACTTCTTCCACAGCAATCTCTCAGGCACGCATTTacttctttaatcttgttgaccctgtacCAATTATTTCATGGCTTCAGTAGTAACCCAGAGATTATCATCTTTTTGGTTGTGCTTTTTAATTTAACTCCCAGCTGCTCACAGTCCCTCAGCAGAATCACTCTCCTCTTTCTACCTACAtcattggtacctatgtggacaaCATTAACTGGAttttttccctcccactccaagttcctctgcagccaaGATGAGATGCTGTGAACCCAGGCACCAGTCAGGCAACATGGGCTTCAAGACTCTCGATTCTCTGACTATACTATTCCCAATTATAACTACATCTCTTTTTAATTCACATTATTGAATAgctccctgtaccacagtgctatggtTAATTTTCTAATCCTCCCTACTGTCCCTGCTCTCATCAGAAAGGGAGCAAGAGTCTCAAACCTGTCAGACAAGTTCAATGGCTGAGGTTCCTTCAGCAATACTTCCTGGATCCCTCCACCTGTCTCAATTGTAGTCACACCccatgtccttgaccactgactAATTCAAGGTAGTTAATCTCAGAGATGTGACTGCCTCAtaaaacacagcatccaggtaactgTCCTCCTGCCTGACGTGTCCAAGTTCAAAACTCAGACTCCAGCTTATCAACTATGAGCTGGAATTCCTCAAATAACCAACACTTACTGCACATGTGGTCACTACAGCCCACCATGGTGTTGCCAGCTCCCAAATCGTGCAAGTATAACACATCGCCTGGCCCTGCATCTCTGTTTTATTTACCTAGTTCTGAATTTGATTTGTAAACATTTCCTACAGGCCTTTTCATTTGTAACCTGTAAGTATTTCCTCTATTTACCTTGAAGAGGCTCTTTTAACTCAATTAAAAGTAATTAAAGAATTTAAGTAAAGGAGTTGCAGTCAGAATTATCTTACAGCTTGAATCAATTGAAATATTGTAAGGACAATTTAGACAGGTTTTCCAGCTGAAAGGCTGTCAATATGAACCAAGCCACTTTTCAGACAGCAAgtagagtaatagagtcatagagatatatagcacagaaacagaccctttgatccaactcattcatgctaaccagatatcctaaataaatctaatcccattaaccagcatttggcccatatccctctaaacccttcctattcatatacttatccagatgcctttaactgttgtaattgtaccagcctccaccacttcttctggcagctcattccatacacacaccaccctctgtgtgaaaaagttgccccattggtcccttttaaatctttcccctctcctcttAAACCTATAACACAATAATTTACTTCATAATTTTGTGTGACTGCTTGTCACTTTGAAAATATCAGGCAATTATCCAAAAAGCATGATAGAGGTATGTTAGAATAGCTCATTTCTGCATCTGGCAAGTAATATCAGAAGAAAAAGCTGAATATATAAATTTATTTACAAAGTGTAGCTTAATATGTAGATTGAGACTTCTTAATGATTTTTGTTCAAGAAGTTGCTTAGGAAAAACGCCAAACAGTTATCAAAAAATTGAAGTGCCGTAGAGTTCTTGGATAAAATTCTGCTATTTTTCAAAGATGAATACTTCTCTAAAGTTTCAGAGCTGATCTAGTAGTTACAAATTTTTGTACTTGCAGTTGTGCCATAAGAAACTCCCTAGTTAACTTATATAAGAGCCCATGAAGATactcaaacactggaagaagtGAGACTTGGCATTAAAATAATAGCTACTGAAAAACCcagaacataagaccataagacatagaagtaggccattcagcccatcaacactGCTCTATCATTCAGAGattttggctgatctgataatcctcaacctcAGTTTCTTTCCTATACCTCATAACCCTGGATCTCCTTgctgatttaaaatctgtctgtctcagccttggatGTTCTTAATGGCCCATCTTCTGCATGAAGCAGAATGAAATTAATGAAATGCAACTGACattcatagaacattatagcacagtacaggcccttcggccctcgatgttgtcaAAATAACATTCCTGCTGTAATATTACTGAGATTAACTTGCGTAATAGTGATTTTCTATTGAAGACTAATATGCAATTCAACAATTGCAAACTATACTAGAAGCATAAAAAATTATAGAGAAGACAATGACAGTTACTACAGCAtaacattacaaaaaaaatttaaagtttTCAGTCATTTAATCTTGAATcatctttttaaatttaaagcttattacttttgaataAATTGTATAATAAGTGTTAAACTATCCCCTCAATGACTTATTTATACAGCAGATAAACTTGCTGGGCCAATGACAGAAATTAAAGGTACCAGGTTCAATCCCCTGACTTGGCCATATCCCAACAGATGATTTTCACACACTGAATCTTACTTAATGGCCTTGAGTTACCTTGCTAGGAGATTGCCCAGATAACTCTGCTAGGTGTGCCTGTGGCTTTCTGTGGTGGTTCCTTGTTCAAAGGCATTTTGTGTTCTATCAATTGAATTCCCACATCCCAACTCTCTTAACTGTCTCCAGAGAATTCATCAACAATCCACTGGCACCTGTGTAACACTGGTAGGTGCCACTACTCCCCAGTGATGCTGTTGGTGTGGCACCCTGCAGCTCTGTGGGCCAGGATTTCTGTCCCAGTCACAGCCTGGCAGCAATTAAATGACCCTAAAGGAACTCCAATCTCTGGCAGCAGGGAACCTACTCTGCAAGTGTGTGTCACCAGATTATTCTGTGGATGACACTGCCCAGATGAAATTCTGCCGTATGTTCTTCTGAATCTAATCTCTTATCTAATCATTCTCTTTACCTCCCTTTGATAGCTATATACTTAGTCATCTAGTTTTCACATTCTAGCATTCCCTGTTAATCCTCTGTGCTTTCCCATTTCACTTAAATCCATACGTTTGACCAAATTTTTGATCCCTACTTCTGACTTCTCCATTGACTTTGTGTAATTTTGTCTGATCACAGATTGCGAAGTCTTTGCGATTATTTTTACGTTGAAAACATTAGACAAATTAACAACGTTGGCCACTTTTGTTCATAGGAAACATTTATATCTGATAGAAATCTTGAATcatctttttaaatttaaatttagagCTGATTATTTTTGAATAAATTGTACCATAATGACTTATTTATACAGCTGTGTTTTATAAGGCTATGTGTAAGGCAGTGGTAGTATCCATATCTTTGAGTCAGGAGCCTGTGTTTTGTCCTAATGCTCCAGATATGTGTAACAACATCCCTGGACAGATTAagtagaaacttttttttttacagcttTGTGTTCCATTTGAAATTGGGATCAAGATGAATACCAAACAATATCAGAAATATGGGGAACACCTGGGGGAACTCCTGCAAAACATTTTGTCAGAAAACACAAATGGTAAGACAGGTTTTATTCAGGCTTTGAAATTTCACCTCAAAGGATTTagaaaaacaaaaatctataaaATTTAAAGTCTTGGGATGATCATGCTGATATACATGTTGATAATTAATCAGGGATGAAATATATCTCTGTGCAAATATGTTTCATCACTCATTTGTTTAATAAATGTGTTTGATTTCACTTTAAACACTATTGAGTGGGTGGTGGCAGAGTAaaaatgtcactgaactagttaCCCAGAAGGCCAGGCTAATAATCTggagaacaaaagcaaaaaagaaaattggtccattaaatggtggaatttaaattcaattaataaaaattGTAATTGCAAGTTAGTCTGAAAAACCATGTGGTTCATTTGAGgtaaaggaaactgccatcgatAGGTAGTCTGACCTATGTGGAGCTTCTGACTCTCAGCAATGTTGACTCTAAACAAAATAATCTTTTAAGTCACTATTAAAGAGGAATTGTGATGAGCAGCAAATGCTTGCCCTGTCTATCGTGCCCACACTCCATAGAAAATCTGACGAAAAGTAACGTTATCATTGATCTGATCTAGATATAGATTTTGGCTTAGTTGAACCTCTTAAATACGAGATTTGAAAAGTTAGATAGTTCTTGGTGACATTTCTTCCATGTAAAAGCTGTTTTGAAATCTACATTATTTTCAAGGCTTAGATGTTGTGAGAATTATATGATATTTAAGGATGCATAGACACTGACAATAATTTTGTTGCTTTTCCTTTATTCAAAACAGGTCAATGACTTCAGCAAATCAGACTGATTAAATATTGACTTACAGTTCACAAGTGACAAACATTGTAGGAAACTTATATGTATAGTGaaatttaataattaataaaGTAATAACATAATGATGACTTTTGTGTGGCAATGAATATTTCCGTTTATATATTGAACATTGTATCGAACATATAGCGTAGCAATCTTGAGATTTCTTTTCCTTCACTCTGTGAGCTATTTTTAAACCCCTGAAACACACTTTTGCCGTTCTCCCCAGAAGGCAGTGCCTCAAGCTGAGACATGAGGCTGCATTTAATGTAGACTATCACAGTTGGAAGCATAGTGCTGGCCCACTCAGTTGTGAGCAATACTCTTTGTCGGGCATTTGACAGTAGGATAACTGAATAGGGAAAACAAAACTTACATGCTGCTTTCCACAAAATCAGCACTTTACAAAATACTTTTGAAGCATTATCAATATTGTAAGGAATTACAACATTGTGCATGATTACTTTTGGAATTGACTTAAATTACAGGTCTATTCTATTTTGAGTAGAAATGTGTGAAACAGAtgcatttaaataaatttaaTCAATCGTTATTCTTCAATATGTCCATCACACTCTTTTGGGATTAATGATCCTCAGCTCAACTTTATTAGACCCTTTTCATTTTTGTACCTCCTAAACTCTACCAAATAATTACAATGTTGTGTTTTTGTCATGGGAACCTGCTGCTTGAAGGAAGTATAAAATGCATCAGTTGTTTCAGGAACACAAAAACTCAGACATTCATGTTATGTCATAAACAGAGGAATAATGGCCCTTTTCTCTTCATCATCCGTTCCTTGTGCAAaaaagtttctgtaatagcaTCATATCACACTTCTCTGAAATAGTTCAAATATTTCATAATCAATGTATTATTTTTGGAGTAAAGTTACATATGCAAGTATAGCAAACATTTCCCAAAGCAATAAGATCAAATAATCATGGAACAGTAACAAGAAAGGAGGAGGATATTTGGCTCTTACCAACAAGTGCAATTCAGCTGGTCCCATTCCTCTGCCCTTTTTCTGCAGCCCTGCTGTATTTTTTCTTTATACAACTGCACAGCTCCCTTTTGAATGCCACAATTAGTGCACTTTCAGACACTACATTCCAGAACCTAACCACTtggatttaaaatgttttgtCTTGCTTTTGGTGGAGGTGAAGCACCATGCCACTACTGGTATGCCCTGACAGGAGACTTCTAATAGAACTATATGTGGTTCCTCCATCTGGCATCACCTTGACGCCTTgtgaacaaagacacctacaaTGCTCAGTAGGTTCTTTGTGCCCCGTCACCATGTCTTTGATCCTAAGGACCAACGGTTAAGGCAGTggagtgcagtttttttttcccttttcagcAGGCCCTGAGGTTGTCACGGAGTCAGACAGATGGTTGTATGGGTCATTACACTGATGCAGCTTCCGGGAAATAAGGTCCATTG of Stegostoma tigrinum isolate sSteTig4 chromosome 21, sSteTig4.hap1, whole genome shotgun sequence contains these proteins:
- the mlnl gene encoding motilin-like gives rise to the protein MISKRVIINLMVVCVVAMLAEETEGFLSFLSPSDYQKKLENDRIRVGKNLPMNLQKRSEENNLSEVSSTEEMKVIKLCVPFEIGIKMNTKQYQKYGEHLGELLQNILSENTNGQ